A region from the Candidatus Electrothrix scaldis genome encodes:
- a CDS encoding AAA family ATPase → MAIIAVYNIKGGVGKTATSVNLSYMSAHTGKNTLLCDLDPQGSSSYYFRVKAKKKFSAEHFLQGGSRVELSIRGTDYPGLDILPADFSYRNLDITLDHMKKSKKRLKQVLAPLAEEYQHIFLDCPPNITLLSENIFYAADIVLIPFIPTTLSMLSFTKLLDFFKESGIDRSKLHVVFSMVELKKKIHRDIMRSFEERKRILKTFVPYVTDIEKMGLYRQPVPAYLPNSKAGRTYAELWQELEEKLLANL, encoded by the coding sequence ATGGCAATCATTGCTGTTTATAATATTAAAGGTGGTGTCGGCAAGACAGCCACCTCGGTTAACCTCTCTTACATGTCTGCCCATACCGGCAAGAACACCCTGCTCTGTGACCTTGACCCCCAAGGCTCATCCAGCTATTATTTCCGGGTGAAAGCGAAGAAAAAGTTCTCAGCCGAGCATTTTCTCCAGGGAGGGAGCCGGGTTGAGCTGAGCATTCGGGGCACAGACTACCCAGGCCTGGATATCCTGCCAGCGGATTTTTCCTATCGCAATCTGGACATCACCTTGGATCATATGAAAAAATCGAAAAAACGCCTTAAGCAAGTTCTGGCCCCTCTTGCAGAGGAGTATCAGCATATCTTTCTCGACTGCCCGCCCAATATCACCCTGCTGTCGGAAAATATCTTCTATGCTGCGGACATAGTCCTGATTCCCTTTATCCCGACCACCCTCTCCATGCTGTCCTTTACCAAGCTCCTGGACTTCTTCAAGGAAAGCGGGATTGACCGAAGCAAACTCCATGTTGTTTTCTCTATGGTGGAGCTGAAAAAGAAAATTCACCGGGATATAATGCGCAGCTTTGAAGAGAGAAAACGCATCCTGAAGACCTTTGTCCCCTATGTAACGGACATTGAAAAAATGGGGCTTTATCGCCAGCCGGTTCCGGCCTATTTGCCTAATTCCAAGGCCGGGCGAACCTATGCCGAGCTTTGGCAGGAGCTTGAGGAAAAACTGCTCGCAAACTTATAA
- a CDS encoding CHAD domain-containing protein codes for MKPLAQLSRQVPDSSALQELVHALEKKYTVQDTPSQAHTLNFYDSYDWRLYSAGYLCFEKGGRLHLSDLAGQELVPSLAISGKNPGFCQHLPESALQKKIAPVLEMRTLLSQSSFTQTTRKLRVLNKDKKTVAILVQVELSVGEEQTACSVQLHEVRGYEKWFQRLEQDLEKFGQPQTCTREQDLKTALAAKGRVPQDYSSKFNVILQPDMDALTAAQTIYRDLLETMLKNEQGILDDLDSEFLHDFRVAIRRTRSGLSMIKNVLEPEIRTRFQKDFRYLGQITGPVRDLDVYLLMEEDYKARLPEHLQKGLRYFFDDLAKQRKKEQKDLVQALQAPQYKGIIKDWKKYLQKTKKSGKKKATRPIGKMANSIIFKRFTKVLRDGQAVDADSPDESLHRLRIQGKKLRYSLEFFSSLYPAKEMKTLIKQLKNLQNNLGLFNDLSVQQDMLNDYLGGLQPGSSKAKKMGAAIGGLLTNLYHEQQQVRSEFEETFRRFSSKENISLYETLFESEQ; via the coding sequence ATGAAACCTCTTGCACAGCTCTCCAGGCAAGTCCCTGACTCCTCTGCTCTTCAGGAACTGGTACATGCTTTGGAAAAAAAATATACTGTCCAGGATACTCCCTCCCAAGCCCACACCCTGAATTTTTACGACAGCTATGACTGGCGCTTGTATAGCGCTGGATACCTTTGCTTTGAGAAAGGCGGAAGACTCCACCTGAGCGATTTGGCAGGCCAGGAACTGGTCCCGTCCTTAGCAATCTCCGGGAAAAATCCTGGATTCTGCCAACATCTCCCCGAATCTGCCCTGCAAAAAAAAATCGCCCCAGTGCTGGAGATGCGAACGCTGCTGTCACAAAGCAGCTTTACCCAAACAACGCGCAAGCTTCGGGTACTCAATAAAGATAAAAAGACCGTTGCCATCCTTGTTCAGGTAGAGCTCAGTGTAGGAGAAGAACAAACGGCCTGCTCCGTGCAGTTACACGAGGTTCGTGGCTATGAGAAATGGTTCCAACGGCTGGAACAGGACCTGGAAAAATTCGGTCAGCCCCAGACCTGCACCAGGGAGCAGGACCTCAAAACCGCCCTGGCAGCCAAAGGACGTGTACCCCAGGATTACAGCTCAAAATTTAACGTGATTTTGCAGCCGGATATGGATGCCCTGACAGCGGCTCAAACCATTTATCGTGATCTTCTGGAAACCATGCTGAAAAATGAGCAGGGGATTCTTGATGATCTGGACAGTGAGTTCCTCCACGATTTCCGGGTGGCCATCCGCCGAACCCGTTCCGGGTTGTCCATGATCAAAAATGTCCTGGAACCAGAGATCAGGACTCGTTTTCAAAAGGATTTTCGTTATCTGGGCCAGATCACCGGGCCAGTCCGTGACTTGGATGTCTATCTGCTCATGGAAGAGGATTATAAGGCCAGGTTGCCGGAGCACCTGCAAAAGGGTCTGCGCTACTTTTTTGATGATCTGGCTAAACAGCGAAAAAAGGAGCAAAAGGACTTGGTCCAGGCTCTGCAAGCCCCACAATACAAAGGCATCATCAAGGACTGGAAGAAATATCTTCAGAAAACAAAGAAAAGCGGGAAAAAAAAGGCAACAAGGCCCATTGGCAAGATGGCCAACAGTATTATTTTCAAACGCTTTACTAAGGTCCTGCGTGATGGTCAGGCCGTTGACGCAGATTCACCGGATGAAAGTCTGCACCGTCTTCGCATCCAGGGCAAAAAACTCCGCTACAGCCTGGAGTTCTTCAGTTCTCTCTATCCTGCCAAGGAAATGAAAACCCTGATCAAGCAGCTCAAAAATCTCCAAAACAATCTCGGCTTATTCAATGATCTCTCTGTCCAACAGGACATGCTCAATGATTACCTCGGAGGCCTTCAGCCCGGTTCCAGCAAGGCTAAGAAGATGGGGGCAGCCATTGGCGGCCTGCTCACCAACCTCTATCACGAGCAACAACAGGTCCGGAGCGAATTCGAGGAAACCTTTCGTCGCTTTTCCTCAAAAGAGAATATTTCCTTATATGAAACCTTATTTGAATCGGAGCAGTAA